In one window of Juglans regia cultivar Chandler chromosome 3, Walnut 2.0, whole genome shotgun sequence DNA:
- the LOC108980991 gene encoding uncharacterized protein LOC108980991, with translation MAHSLREFAADFVKLERFDRANFRRWQKKMHFLLASLKVVYVLTTPRPPANEDETIAQSRARIKWEQDDYICKGHICNAMSDTLFDAYQNKATAKDLWDALEAKYLLEDATSKKFLATKFFSYKMVDSRPIVEQLNEIMHILDQFTQHNMKMDDFISVSSIINKLPPSWKDYKRSLKHRKEEMSLEDLSQHLRIEEEIRLRDGKEERDSLTSNMHMVEEGKTHKIGQLKKSGYENRKRKNDFGRKQSYFQGKNQKKLSVNCFQCGK, from the coding sequence ATGGCACATAGTTTGAGAGAGTTTGCTGCGGATTTTGTTAAACTCGAACGTTTTGATAGAGCCAATTTTCGACGCTGGCAAAAGAAGATGCACTTTCTCCTGGCCAGTCTTAAAGTGGTGTATGTTCTAACCACTCCTAGGCCGCCTGCAAATGAGGATGAGACAATTGCTCAAAGTCGGGCAAGAATCAAGTGGGAACAAGACGACTACATCTGCAAGGGTCACATCTGCAATGCAATGTCTGACACATTGTTCGACGCGTACCAGAACAAAGCAACAGCCAAGGATCTGTGGGACGCACTTGAGGCTAAGTATCTTTTAGAAGATGCTACAAGTAAGAAATTTCTGGCTACCAAATTTTTCAGTTATAAAATGGTAGACTCTAGGCCTATTGTTGAACAACTCAATGAAATTATGCATATTCTTGATCAATTCACTCAACACAATATGAAGATGGATGATTTTATATCGGTTTCATCCATTATCAATAAACTTCCTCCATCATGGAAAGACTACAAAAGAAGTCTAAAGCATAGAAAGGAGGAAATGTCTCTGGAAGATCTAAGCCAACATCTTCGTATAGAAGAGGAAATAAGGCTCAGAGATGGTAAAGAAGAGCGTGACTCTTTGACCTCTAATATGCATATGGTAGAGGAAGGAAAGACTCACAAAATTGGACAACTCAAGAAATCTGGATATGAAAACCGGAAGAGAAAGAATGactttggaagaaaacaaagttaCTTCCAAGGCAAGAATCAGAAGAAACTGAGTGTAAATTGCTTTCAATGTGGAaagtag